The following are from one region of the Polyangiaceae bacterium genome:
- the nuoL gene encoding NADH-quinone oxidoreductase subunit L: MAELLKIFPESDFTLLAVILCLPLIGAFVNGVFGKRLGKEAVTLMALSAVGLSFLFCVLSFVMLAHVQQGEEAARFTWSAWKWLDISGRYDIGTIPVQVAFSVDALSGTMSLIVTGVGFLIHLYSTKYMETDASYHRFFAYLNLFIFSMLVLILGDSLPVLFVGWEGVGLCSYLLIGFWFSEEKNAAAGKKAFITNRIGDFGLLVAMALLVYYVGALDWSGIEASRNSLLTPVKVWPIGNSVPLADKFAFLSFLNTPLKVSAASLVGFALFLGCAGKSAQIPLYVWLPDAMAGPTPVSALIHAATMVTAGVYLVCRMAPVFVLSPAAMFTVALIGALTAVFAATIAFVQTDIKKVLAYSTVSQLGYMFLGVGVGAFTAGFFHVMTHAFFKACLFLGAGSVIHSMHKRIHDTDASQDMRNMGGMRKFMPITFATFAMAWVAIIGVPGTAGFFSKDEILLKAYTSSIASPVAGGKLMEMTRTGQEVTALELWQWPSWGNTVLFALGAIGAVMTAFYMSRLVFGIFWGDFKGWKIVRKWKEPAHDDHHDHHHHDASEPLEGPTPKESPWQITVPLLVLGFLSIVGGLLNAHLLHITPLEHWLEPVFKVATDEKHVKLAEHGEGLVMIIGLSAVAIGLAAAFYIYIREQGGPAKALAEKFPGLHQLVLEKWRIDELYEETFIGAVDSLAEAAVWFDKVVVDGVIARATAFIVQVTGSGLRLFQTGRVQTYAAVMVVGVGGLGWFLVAPHARTNIAENAGNYRVEAAPGFGYQYRWDADGDGKWDSEKFGDQTSVSFSLDHGKTKKVRLQVKNAFGRVTEDDVDVTRPKADPAAGNTVIQVQQLPDGTVRGVVPGQNPQMPNPHAAPRDVRRPAQ; encoded by the coding sequence ATGGCAGAGCTCCTCAAGATATTCCCCGAAAGCGATTTCACGCTGCTCGCGGTGATCCTGTGTCTGCCGCTGATCGGCGCCTTCGTGAACGGCGTGTTCGGCAAGCGGTTGGGCAAGGAAGCCGTCACTCTGATGGCGCTCTCCGCCGTCGGCCTTTCCTTCCTGTTCTGCGTGCTGTCCTTCGTGATGTTGGCGCACGTGCAGCAGGGGGAGGAAGCGGCGCGCTTCACCTGGTCCGCCTGGAAGTGGCTGGACATCAGCGGCCGCTACGACATCGGCACCATTCCGGTGCAGGTGGCGTTCTCGGTGGATGCCCTCAGCGGCACCATGTCGCTGATCGTCACCGGCGTCGGCTTCCTGATCCACCTGTACTCCACCAAGTACATGGAAACGGACGCGAGCTACCATCGCTTCTTCGCCTACCTGAACCTGTTCATCTTCTCGATGCTGGTTCTGATCCTGGGCGACAGCCTGCCGGTGTTGTTCGTGGGCTGGGAAGGCGTGGGCCTGTGCAGCTATTTGCTGATCGGCTTCTGGTTCTCGGAAGAGAAGAACGCGGCCGCCGGCAAGAAGGCGTTCATCACCAACCGCATCGGTGACTTCGGCCTGCTGGTGGCCATGGCGCTGCTCGTCTACTACGTGGGCGCGCTGGACTGGTCCGGCATCGAAGCCAGCCGCAACTCGCTGCTCACGCCGGTCAAGGTCTGGCCCATCGGCAACAGCGTGCCCTTGGCAGACAAGTTCGCGTTCCTGTCGTTCTTGAACACGCCGCTCAAGGTGTCCGCGGCTTCCCTGGTGGGCTTCGCCCTGTTCCTCGGCTGCGCCGGCAAGAGCGCCCAGATCCCACTGTACGTGTGGTTGCCGGACGCCATGGCCGGCCCCACCCCGGTCAGCGCCCTGATCCATGCCGCCACCATGGTGACCGCCGGCGTGTACCTGGTGTGCCGCATGGCGCCGGTGTTCGTGTTGAGCCCGGCGGCGATGTTCACGGTCGCCCTCATCGGAGCGCTCACGGCGGTGTTCGCCGCCACCATCGCGTTCGTGCAGACCGACATCAAGAAGGTGCTGGCGTACTCCACGGTGAGTCAGCTCGGTTACATGTTCCTGGGCGTCGGAGTGGGCGCGTTCACCGCGGGCTTCTTCCACGTGATGACCCACGCCTTCTTCAAGGCCTGCTTGTTCCTCGGCGCCGGCAGCGTGATCCACTCCATGCACAAGCGCATCCACGACACGGATGCGTCGCAGGACATGCGCAACATGGGCGGCATGAGGAAGTTCATGCCCATCACCTTCGCCACCTTCGCGATGGCGTGGGTGGCCATCATCGGCGTGCCCGGTACCGCGGGCTTCTTCAGCAAGGACGAGATCCTGCTCAAGGCCTACACCTCCAGCATCGCGTCCCCGGTTGCCGGCGGAAAGCTGATGGAGATGACCCGCACCGGCCAAGAGGTCACGGCGCTCGAGCTGTGGCAGTGGCCGAGCTGGGGCAACACCGTGCTGTTCGCCTTGGGCGCCATTGGTGCCGTGATGACGGCCTTCTACATGTCGCGCCTGGTGTTCGGCATCTTCTGGGGTGACTTCAAGGGTTGGAAGATCGTCAGGAAGTGGAAGGAACCCGCTCACGACGACCACCACGATCACCATCATCACGATGCTTCCGAGCCCCTCGAGGGGCCGACCCCGAAGGAGAGCCCGTGGCAGATCACGGTGCCGCTCTTGGTCTTGGGCTTCTTGAGCATCGTCGGCGGCTTGCTGAACGCCCACCTCTTGCACATCACGCCGCTCGAGCACTGGCTCGAGCCGGTGTTCAAGGTGGCGACGGACGAGAAGCACGTGAAGCTCGCCGAGCACGGTGAAGGCCTGGTGATGATCATCGGCCTGTCCGCCGTGGCCATCGGTCTCGCGGCAGCCTTCTACATCTACATCCGCGAGCAGGGCGGCCCTGCCAAGGCGCTCGCGGAGAAGTTCCCCGGCCTGCACCAACTGGTGCTGGAGAAGTGGCGCATCGACGAGCTCTATGAAGAGACCTTCATCGGCGCCGTGGACTCCCTGGCGGAAGCCGCCGTGTGGTTCGACAAGGTCGTGGTGGATGGCGTCATTGCCCGCGCCACGGCGTTCATCGTCCAGGTGACCGGCTCGGGGCTGCGTCTGTTCCAGACCGGTCGCGTGCAGACCTACGCCGCGGTCATGGTGGTCGGTGTGGGGGGTCTGGGCTGGTTCTTGGTCGCCCCTCACGCTCGCACCAACATTGCCGAGAACGCCGGGAACTACCGCGTGGAAGCCGCCCCCGGCTTCGGCTACCAGTACCGCTGGGACGCCGATGGCGACGGCAAGTGGGACAGCGAGAAATTCGGCGACCAGACCAGCGTTTCTTTCAGCCTGGACCACGGCAAGACCAAGAAGGTGCGGCTGCAGGTGAAGAACGCTTTCGGTCGTGTGACCGAAGACGACGTGGACGTGACCCGGCCCAAGGCGGATCCCGCCGCCGGTAACACCGTCATTCAAGTGCAGCAGTTGCCCGACGGCACCGTCCGGGGCGTCGTGCCCGGACAGAATCCACAAATGCCCAATCCCCACGCGGCGCCGCGTGACGTGCGGAGGCCTGCGCAATGA
- the nuoK gene encoding NADH-quinone oxidoreductase subunit NuoK: MVEHYVLLSSILFTIGAIGFVVRRNVLVQLMSIELMLNAVNLMLVAQNRMHGDSMNGQMFAFFIIAVAAAEAAVGLAIVLSFYRLRASVDSDEADALKH, encoded by the coding sequence ATGGTGGAGCACTACGTGCTCCTGTCTTCCATCCTCTTCACCATCGGCGCCATCGGCTTCGTGGTGCGTCGCAACGTCCTGGTTCAGCTGATGAGCATCGAGCTGATGCTGAACGCCGTGAACCTGATGCTGGTGGCTCAGAACCGCATGCACGGCGACAGCATGAACGGGCAGATGTTCGCCTTCTTCATCATTGCGGTCGCCGCAGCGGAAGCTGCCGTCGGCCTCGCGATCGTCCTCTCCTTCTACCGCCTCCGGGCCTCCGTCGACAGCGACGAGGCGGACGCGCTCAAGCACTGA
- a CDS encoding NADH-quinone oxidoreductase subunit J: MTVGTFYFSVCAIVCVVGALTTVIAKNPIRGAVGLLATIVGIAGLFLKLEAQFLAAIQLIVYAGAVVVLFVFVIMLLGPDSQPKPGKGRLARFVGGGGLLFLAVAALVLMGKGEQAPTPLTAPNPGYGSTEAVGGLLFSTGIVPFELATALLIVAVVGAIAVARSRHTKRAPKTDAHETRRLFAGPLHPRDAQHPLSKEAAE; encoded by the coding sequence ATGACCGTCGGAACCTTCTACTTCTCCGTATGCGCCATCGTGTGCGTGGTGGGGGCGTTGACCACGGTCATCGCGAAGAACCCCATTCGCGGCGCGGTGGGGTTGCTCGCCACCATCGTGGGCATCGCCGGGCTGTTCCTGAAGCTGGAGGCTCAGTTCCTCGCGGCCATCCAGCTCATCGTCTACGCCGGCGCGGTGGTGGTGCTGTTCGTGTTCGTCATCATGCTGCTGGGGCCGGATTCGCAACCGAAGCCCGGCAAGGGACGTCTGGCGCGCTTCGTCGGCGGCGGCGGTCTCTTGTTCCTGGCGGTGGCGGCGCTGGTGCTGATGGGCAAGGGCGAGCAGGCGCCCACGCCGCTCACCGCGCCGAACCCCGGCTACGGCTCCACGGAAGCGGTGGGCGGCCTCTTGTTCTCGACCGGCATCGTGCCCTTCGAGCTGGCCACGGCGCTGCTCATCGTGGCGGTCGTCGGTGCCATCGCGGTGGCTCGCAGCCGCCACACCAAGCGCGCGCCGAAGACCGACGCCCACGAGACTCGCCGGCTCTTCGCCGGCCCCCTGCACCCCCGCGACGCTCAGCACCCGCTCAGCAAGGAGGCCGCGGAATGA
- the nuoF gene encoding NADH-quinone oxidoreductase subunit NuoF: protein MLKQTTYLSHSYDKADGYTLAAYEAAGGYQSARKALGMSREAVVEEVKKAHIRGRGGAGFDCGTKWSFMPKQSDKPHYLVVNADEGEPGTFKDRTIMERNPHALIEGCIIGCYGIGAHAAYIYVRDELHLAKARLWEAIEAAKAKGHLGARPFGKDYAVEVYVHTGAGAYICGEETGLLNSLEGKRGEPRLKPPFPAQFGAFGCPSTVNNVETISIVPTVFKMGGDAFSKLSELHPFNDGGARLFGVSGHVKNPGIYECAVGLTLRELIYDLGGGLSAGTEILGVIPGGSSCPVHRPDEVVNVPNDERFAPYNGKSILDIPMGVDTFRAVGGMLGTCCAIVLSDEADPVLAFHNLMRFYRHESCGQCTPCREGCGWLDRIANKLVDGTATMEDLDRVHQIASDITGNTICAFGDGAAQPALSFVRKYRKHFEDYILTGGKGQTRKLVA from the coding sequence ATGCTCAAGCAAACCACGTATCTGTCCCACTCCTACGACAAGGCGGACGGCTACACCCTGGCCGCTTACGAGGCCGCGGGTGGCTACCAAAGCGCTCGAAAAGCGCTGGGAATGAGCCGCGAAGCCGTGGTCGAGGAAGTGAAGAAGGCGCACATCCGCGGGCGCGGCGGCGCAGGGTTCGATTGCGGCACGAAGTGGAGCTTCATGCCCAAGCAATCGGACAAGCCCCACTACCTGGTGGTGAACGCCGACGAAGGCGAGCCCGGTACCTTCAAGGACCGCACGATCATGGAGCGCAATCCCCACGCGCTGATCGAAGGCTGCATCATCGGCTGCTACGGCATCGGTGCTCACGCCGCCTACATCTACGTGCGGGACGAGCTGCACCTCGCCAAGGCGCGCTTGTGGGAAGCCATCGAAGCGGCGAAGGCCAAGGGTCATCTTGGTGCGCGCCCATTCGGCAAGGACTACGCGGTGGAGGTGTACGTCCACACCGGCGCCGGTGCCTACATCTGTGGTGAGGAAACGGGCCTGCTCAACTCCCTGGAGGGCAAGCGCGGCGAGCCTCGACTCAAGCCGCCCTTCCCGGCTCAGTTCGGCGCCTTCGGCTGTCCCTCCACGGTGAACAACGTGGAGACGATCTCGATCGTGCCCACCGTGTTCAAGATGGGTGGAGATGCGTTCAGCAAGCTGAGCGAGCTGCATCCCTTCAACGATGGCGGCGCTCGGCTTTTCGGTGTCAGCGGTCACGTGAAGAACCCCGGCATCTACGAGTGCGCGGTGGGGCTGACCCTGAGAGAGCTCATCTACGACCTGGGCGGCGGCCTCTCGGCGGGCACGGAAATCCTCGGGGTGATCCCCGGCGGCTCGTCCTGCCCGGTGCACCGACCGGACGAGGTGGTGAACGTGCCGAACGACGAGCGCTTCGCTCCCTATAACGGCAAGAGCATCCTGGACATCCCCATGGGCGTCGACACCTTCCGCGCCGTCGGCGGCATGCTCGGCACCTGCTGCGCCATCGTGCTGTCGGACGAAGCGGATCCGGTGCTCGCTTTCCACAACCTGATGCGCTTCTACCGCCACGAGTCCTGCGGTCAGTGCACGCCCTGCCGTGAAGGGTGTGGTTGGCTCGATCGCATCGCAAACAAGCTCGTGGATGGCACCGCCACGATGGAGGACCTGGATCGGGTCCACCAGATCGCCAGCGACATCACGGGCAATACCATCTGCGCCTTCGGGGACGGTGCGGCTCAGCCGGCGCTGTCCTTCGTGCGCAAGTATCGCAAGCACTTCGAGGACTACATTCTGACCGGCGGTAAAGGTCAGACCCGAAAGCTCGTCGCATGA
- a CDS encoding NAD(P)H-dependent oxidoreductase subunit E → MAFSLNGEQERELEKILSRYPNKMAACIPTLHLCQEANEGWVSADVIQFVADRLGLGTAHVEGVVTFYTLFNRHKPGKHQVWVCRTLSCALRGSENILDHCKKRLKVEEGGTTKDGKITLRTAECLASCGTAPMMQVDKTYHENLTIEGVDEILDRLLSD, encoded by the coding sequence ATGGCTTTTTCCCTCAATGGGGAGCAGGAACGAGAGCTCGAAAAGATCCTCTCGCGCTACCCCAACAAGATGGCGGCGTGCATCCCCACGCTGCACCTGTGCCAGGAAGCCAACGAAGGTTGGGTCAGCGCCGACGTGATCCAGTTCGTTGCCGATCGTCTGGGCCTCGGGACGGCTCACGTGGAGGGGGTGGTCACCTTCTACACCCTCTTCAACCGCCACAAGCCGGGCAAGCACCAGGTCTGGGTGTGTCGCACGCTGTCCTGCGCGCTGCGTGGCAGTGAGAACATTCTCGACCACTGCAAGAAGCGGCTGAAGGTGGAAGAGGGTGGCACCACCAAAGACGGAAAGATCACTCTGCGCACGGCGGAGTGCCTCGCGTCCTGCGGCACTGCTCCCATGATGCAGGTCGACAAGACCTATCACGAGAACCTGACCATCGAAGGCGTCGACGAGATCCTCGATCGGCTGCTTTCAGACTGA
- a CDS encoding zinc ribbon domain-containing protein: protein MFCPNCGTQNQDSATTCTKCGFNLKGAAAPKFKGTMLMMNAPAGIPRPGDAPGGAASGPPAAPAPPAAPKPSLKGTMLGVAPPSPGAAPRPPAPAAPPPAPAAAPPAPRRPLRLLRAARRIPSAAPSLRPAVRPPRSPLPAALPRLVPPWAALRWAALRWAALRWAALLQVAPRWAALPQVELLPWAVLPLEWAALRWVALRWAVHRPVIPWAVLRLARPLVGLPAAMVLRPGPRVPMVLPQDPAVHPHPVAP, encoded by the coding sequence GTGTTTTGCCCGAACTGTGGGACACAGAATCAGGACTCCGCCACGACCTGCACGAAGTGCGGTTTCAACCTGAAAGGTGCAGCGGCGCCGAAGTTCAAGGGCACCATGCTCATGATGAACGCGCCCGCAGGCATTCCCCGCCCAGGTGACGCACCCGGAGGCGCAGCCAGTGGCCCGCCCGCGGCTCCCGCCCCGCCCGCGGCTCCCAAGCCCTCCCTGAAGGGCACCATGTTGGGCGTCGCGCCACCTTCCCCAGGCGCTGCCCCCCGCCCCCCCGCACCTGCGGCACCCCCGCCGGCCCCCGCTGCGGCACCGCCCGCCCCGCGCCGGCCGCTCCGCCTTCTCCGGGCGGCCCGGCGGATCCCCTCGGCGGCACCATCGCTGCGCCCGGCGGTGCGCCCCCCGCGTTCCCCACTCCCGGCGGCCCTCCCCCGGCTGGTCCCCCCATGGGCGGCCCTCCGATGGGCGGCCCTCCGATGGGCGGCCCTCCGATGGGCGGCCCTCCTCCAGGTGGCCCCCCGATGGGCGGCCCTCCCCCAGGTGGAGCTCCTCCCATGGGCGGTCCTCCCCCTGGAATGGGCGGCCCTCCGATGGGTGGCCCTCCGATGGGCGGTCCACCGCCCGGTGATCCCATGGGCGGTCCTCCGCCTGGCGCGCCCCCTGGTGGGCCTGCCGGCGGCTATGGTCCTCCGCCCGGGCCCGCGGGTGCCTATGGTCCTCCCCCAGGACCCGGCGGTGCACCCCCACCCGGTGGCGCCATGA
- a CDS encoding DUF2752 domain-containing protein, translating into MCPTAGLFGIPCPGCGLTRATSAVLHGHVLEGLHYHPLVLVVAPVYIATMVSLAVGFVRGGGGKGLSHRANVILTIVALTLFAGLFFVWIARFLGYFGGPVPVVRFSEWQP; encoded by the coding sequence TTGTGCCCCACCGCAGGGCTGTTCGGGATCCCCTGCCCTGGCTGCGGTCTCACCCGGGCAACCTCCGCGGTGCTCCACGGTCACGTGCTGGAGGGCCTGCACTACCACCCCCTCGTCTTGGTCGTGGCGCCCGTCTACATCGCCACCATGGTGAGCCTGGCGGTGGGTTTCGTCCGCGGCGGTGGCGGCAAGGGCCTCAGCCATCGCGCCAACGTCATCCTGACCATCGTGGCGCTCACCCTCTTCGCCGGGCTGTTCTTCGTGTGGATCGCACGCTTCCTCGGCTACTTCGGCGGTCCCGTCCCGGTGGTGCGGTTCAGCGAGTGGCAGCCGTGA
- the ychF gene encoding redox-regulated ATPase YchF: protein MGFSCGIVGLPNVGKSTLFNSLSTAKAEAANFPFCTIEPNVGVVPVPDPRLDALAKIYAPERVVPTTIQFVDIAGLVRGASKGEGLGNQFLSHIREVDAIAHVVRCFTDENVTHVDGRVDPAADVATIHTELCLKDLETVQKRLDRAQKQSKGGDAVERLAIGVCEKLVAHLDAGKPARSCGIEGEKETELVRLMQLLTMKPVFYVANVDEASLGELQENVYYGALSRLAAEEGAPVVPICASLEAQIAELEPADRPEFLQSVGLSEPGLNSVIRTGYELLGLITFLTAGPKECRAWTIQKGWSAPQAAGVIHTDFERGFIKAEVIWWEDLVALGSEAKCRDAGKLRIEGKEYVVRDGDVVHFRFNV from the coding sequence ATGGGCTTTTCCTGCGGCATCGTCGGCCTGCCGAACGTCGGCAAGAGCACGCTGTTCAATTCGCTGTCCACCGCCAAGGCCGAGGCGGCGAATTTCCCGTTCTGTACCATCGAGCCCAACGTCGGCGTGGTTCCGGTACCGGACCCACGGCTCGACGCCCTGGCGAAGATCTACGCGCCGGAGCGCGTGGTGCCCACCACCATCCAATTCGTGGACATCGCCGGGCTGGTGCGCGGCGCCTCCAAGGGGGAGGGCCTGGGCAATCAGTTTCTGAGCCACATCCGCGAGGTGGACGCCATTGCCCACGTGGTGCGCTGCTTCACCGACGAGAACGTGACCCACGTCGACGGGCGCGTGGACCCGGCGGCCGATGTCGCCACCATCCACACGGAGCTCTGCCTCAAAGATCTGGAGACGGTGCAGAAGCGTCTCGATCGCGCCCAGAAGCAAAGCAAGGGCGGGGATGCGGTGGAGCGCTTGGCCATCGGTGTGTGCGAGAAGCTCGTCGCCCACCTGGATGCGGGCAAACCCGCGCGCAGCTGTGGCATCGAGGGAGAGAAGGAGACGGAGCTCGTCCGGCTGATGCAGCTGTTGACGATGAAGCCCGTGTTCTACGTAGCCAACGTGGACGAGGCGTCCCTCGGCGAGCTCCAGGAGAACGTCTACTACGGCGCGCTCAGCCGGCTGGCGGCGGAGGAAGGCGCTCCGGTGGTGCCCATCTGTGCCTCCCTGGAGGCACAGATCGCCGAGCTCGAGCCCGCCGACCGCCCGGAGTTCCTGCAGAGCGTGGGGCTCAGCGAGCCGGGGTTGAACAGCGTGATTCGCACCGGCTACGAGCTCCTGGGGTTGATCACGTTCCTCACCGCCGGGCCCAAGGAGTGCCGCGCTTGGACCATCCAGAAGGGCTGGTCTGCGCCCCAGGCCGCCGGGGTGATCCACACCGATTTCGAGCGCGGATTCATCAAGGCGGAGGTGATCTGGTGGGAGGATCTGGTCGCCCTCGGCAGCGAGGCGAAGTGTCGCGACGCCGGTAAGCTCCGCATCGAAGGCAAGGAGTACGTCGTCCGGGACGGCGACGTGGTCCACTTCAGATTCAACGTCTGA
- a CDS encoding TerB family tellurite resistance protein yields the protein MTPKEKTIVKSLVAVAWADGTVKEPERGMIEGLLWAFGASDEDEQEILEYAKKKRTLADDVPVDELEKADRELLLAHAALLTHADGKQTKGEEKVLAKLTEMLGFEKAQAKPIIEGARDRAKKLAEKI from the coding sequence GTGACGCCGAAAGAAAAGACGATCGTGAAATCGCTGGTGGCGGTGGCTTGGGCGGACGGGACCGTGAAGGAGCCCGAGCGCGGGATGATCGAGGGCCTGCTGTGGGCGTTCGGCGCGAGCGACGAGGACGAGCAAGAGATCCTCGAGTACGCCAAGAAGAAGCGGACCCTCGCCGACGACGTGCCGGTGGACGAGCTGGAAAAGGCGGATCGCGAGCTGCTCCTGGCCCACGCGGCGCTGCTCACCCACGCCGACGGCAAGCAGACCAAGGGCGAGGAAAAGGTGCTCGCCAAGCTCACGGAGATGCTGGGTTTCGAAAAGGCCCAGGCCAAGCCCATCATCGAAGGGGCGCGGGACCGCGCCAAGAAGCTCGCGGAAAAGATCTGA
- a CDS encoding acyl-CoA dehydrogenase family protein, with the protein MDMSFSPEQQAFRREVREWIAGALPPHLAKKAAADAEFDMKEVMEWHKILHHKGWVAPHWPKEHGGPGWDATRRFIFSEELELAGAPRLSPFGLAMVGPLIMQFGSDWQKQRYLPKILSGEEVWCQGYSEPNAGSDLASLQLRAEDQGDHFLLNGQKTWTTYAQYADFIFVLARTDADVKKQAGISFVLCDMKSPGVTVKPFLTTGNTPAFCETWFENVKVPKENLVGEKNRGWTYAKALLGHERTLVAGVGISARALLRAKRICAETYQNGKPLLEDELIRAKIAGIEMQLEALKMANYRALAGAQLGHAPGPESSILKLRGTEIQQACFDLLMSVMGENARSWFNEPGVVPEREYWVPSAFNYMRAATIYAGSNEIQKNIIAKLILGLPSA; encoded by the coding sequence ATGGACATGAGCTTCTCTCCCGAGCAACAGGCGTTCCGTCGAGAGGTGCGCGAGTGGATCGCCGGCGCTCTGCCCCCTCACCTCGCCAAGAAGGCGGCGGCGGATGCCGAGTTCGACATGAAAGAGGTGATGGAGTGGCACAAGATCCTTCACCACAAGGGCTGGGTCGCCCCGCACTGGCCCAAGGAGCACGGCGGTCCCGGGTGGGACGCGACGAGGCGCTTCATCTTCAGCGAGGAGCTGGAGCTGGCGGGCGCGCCGCGCCTTTCCCCCTTTGGCCTGGCGATGGTGGGTCCGCTCATCATGCAGTTCGGGAGCGACTGGCAGAAGCAACGCTATCTGCCGAAGATCCTGAGCGGCGAAGAGGTGTGGTGTCAGGGCTACTCGGAACCGAACGCCGGTAGCGATCTCGCGTCCCTCCAGCTCCGCGCCGAAGACCAGGGGGACCACTTCCTGCTCAACGGTCAGAAGACGTGGACCACGTACGCTCAATACGCCGACTTCATCTTCGTTCTCGCCCGCACGGATGCGGACGTGAAGAAGCAGGCGGGCATCAGCTTCGTGCTGTGCGACATGAAGTCCCCGGGAGTGACGGTGAAGCCGTTCCTCACCACCGGCAACACCCCGGCGTTCTGCGAGACCTGGTTCGAGAACGTCAAGGTTCCGAAGGAGAACCTGGTGGGCGAGAAGAACCGTGGCTGGACCTACGCCAAGGCTCTCCTCGGCCATGAGCGCACCCTGGTGGCGGGCGTGGGCATCAGCGCTCGGGCGCTGCTCCGAGCCAAGCGCATCTGCGCGGAGACCTACCAGAACGGCAAGCCGCTGCTCGAGGACGAGCTGATCCGCGCCAAGATCGCCGGCATCGAGATGCAGCTGGAAGCATTGAAGATGGCGAACTACCGGGCGCTGGCCGGAGCTCAGCTCGGACACGCACCGGGCCCGGAGTCCAGCATCCTGAAGCTCCGCGGCACGGAGATCCAGCAAGCCTGCTTCGACCTCCTGATGAGCGTGATGGGAGAAAACGCCCGCTCCTGGTTCAACGAGCCCGGGGTGGTTCCCGAGCGTGAGTACTGGGTGCCCTCCGCCTTCAACTACATGCGCGCGGCGACCATCTACGCCGGCTCCAACGAGATCCAGAAGAACATCATCGCCAAGCTCATCTTGGGCTTGCCTTCGGCCTGA